A stretch of Kazachstania africana CBS 2517 chromosome 7, complete genome DNA encodes these proteins:
- the ODC2 gene encoding mitochondrial 2-oxodicarboxylate carrier (similar to Saccharomyces cerevisiae ODC2 (YOR222W) and ODC1 (YPL134C); ancestral locus Anc_8.644): MSDSERPLPFAYQFAAGAIAGISELMVMYPLDVVKTRMQLQVTSKVETATTYRGVIDCFVKIIRNEGFSRLYKGITSPMLMEAPKRAVKFAANDEFQKIYKKLNGVDNVNQRVAVMSGASAGITEAFLVVPFELVKIRLQDAKSNFKGPMDVVKNIVRKEGIFSFYNGFESTMWRNGVWNAGYFGVIFQVRSLLPKATNKSEKSRNDLIAGFIGGTAGTTLNTPLDVVKSRIQSSTSNVLVTNKAGKQVLKYNWALPSLLVIYREEGLKALYKGYLPKILRLSTGGGLMLVVFSNVMDFFRKVHYNEL; encoded by the coding sequence ATGTCAGACTCAGAAAGACCGTTACCCTTTGCATATCAATTCGCTGCTGGTGCCATTGCAGGTATTTCCGAACTTATGGTGATGTATCCTCTGGATGTAGTCAAGACGAGGATGCAGTTGCAAGTCACTTCAAAAGTAGAGACCGCAACGACTTACAGAGGTGTCATTGACTGTTTTGTCAAGATCATAAGAAATGAAGGTTTCTCTAGATTATATAAAGGTATTACGTCGCCTATGCTGATGGAAGCTCCAAAGAGAGCAGTGAAGTTCGCAGCCAATGACGAGTTCCAGAAgatttataaaaaattgaatggtGTAGATAACGTAAATCAGAGAGTAGCTGTAATGAGTGGTGCTTCGGCGGGTATCACTGAAGCGTTCCTTGTCGTGCCATTTGAATTGGTCAAGATCAGATTGCAGGATGCCAAATCTAATTTCAAGGGACCTATGGATGTGgttaaaaatattgttcGTAAGGAAGGTATCTTCAGTTTTTATAATGGTTTTGAATCTACCATGTGGAGAAATGGTGTTTGGAACGCAGGTTATTTTGGCGtgatttttcaagtaaGAAGTCTTTTACCAAAGGCTACTAATAAGAGTGAGAAATCTAGAAATGATTTGATAGCTGGGTTTATTGGTGGTACTGCCGGTACGACGTTGAACACACCGTTGGACGTTGTGAAGTCGAGAATTCAAAGTAGTACTTCAAACGTGTTGGTCACGAACAAAGCTGGTAAACAGGtattgaaatataattGGGCCTTGCCTTCCTTGTTAGTAATTTACAGAGAAGAAGGTTTAAAAGCATTATACAAAGGTTATCTACCAAAGATCCTAAGGCTTTCCACTGGTGGTGGTCTAATGCTAGTTGTATTCTCCAATGTTATGGATTTCTTTAGGAAAGTCCATTACAATGAACTCTAA
- the HER1 gene encoding Her1p (similar to Saccharomyces cerevisiae YOR227W and GIP3 (YPL137C); ancestral locus Anc_8.648), whose amino-acid sequence MIVPIDTTVDPEIDVPLDWLYKAKRQSKSKTSKVLKSIEKQRQQQRAATTTAEASPLDAAPPTSPQRQRSRSSSLSSALKTTTTTTMTKIKRSNSLNEKPKKSSLFGSLFGRRSSSVTASQQPRHLSNDLTKIDSETITSDFTTLESTPIYLDTFDTSPESESSADSSLIEKLSKTPLHRVTFAVDKFENDPPQQLPSRNPKIGNILIPNDMISKVPSICLGIANSTSAKDGKPTFITSSKPKYTKDSIEYKVALERHNKFLKEANRHQEEAHHTAERTAQEVRIYRTTNVNTTKNNDASLSTIERKNINEIEIDKPIHMHEYHFGKDEESKLPLHKITLETIYTRCCHLREILPIPSSLKQVKGKTGPLEVLKFLNPKPTLVDILSFCDFIAIVPIYTIIFDNVLLTSEMFQIVLKSLVNSKVLQKLGLRNVVINKNDWKLLCQFLLHNKSLIKLDISQTRVRTESDSSSHRENMDWILFAQALQHRDGAPLEELLLNGIKISQVPIEHLKGVLTTMSEKAQTSSVTNGLRLGLAATDLNQSRLDIVMDWMLDDKVQGVDLSFNNLQDLMRPMIYKLSFQSYNHLMYFTLNNTAITNVNDTVLLLKYLSKLENLQFLDLSNLSSIFPEIFPYLNKYLPRFPKLKRIHFDQNSLTYRQIIVLCNILVKCKGLYHISLLSTHQESPSEDETTVLPDAPAFSATALWTALYTMARDLPNLLTLDINYDKIPEEMQSRIALGLMRNMQRAVDSNFKIDDLSSQDDLLFDGSLLTETADEVLKKFNGNVASLTYSKKEDATKKYLLKKYFEKLNGTIFNIQETIDSIVEKRKNDELTSKEKENLLRLLLLKKNLINILEIFSHIPNFAEVTSQLSLAGTHAASSPQPVRPGIKRIDSDRLLWQVGNIEADSELRESRPHVMATDLNAVIDIDTGKPVLFRTQSSTSVAGKRQEEEEGELHKWGTFLQQNDGKASNMFNDTVSKFQYDSSTVINEMIPESPLYENENSMMQRDFTSSSPKILTKIPTGEELRNAIIKTKGIDSIDELIQNVGENNRELENIYDLALNLNSSSSQRDEAPRSLTVETRQNKHLETILQDDLSHVHI is encoded by the coding sequence ATGATCGTGCCCATCGATACAACCGTCGATCCTGAAATTGACGTGCCCCTCGATTGGTTGTATAAAGCAAAAAGacaatcaaaatcaaagacTTCAAAGGTACTCAAATCAATCGAAAAGCAAAGACAACAACAACGTGCCGCTACTACTACCGCTGAAGCTTCTCCTCTAGATGCAGCGCCTCCTACTAGTCCACAGAGGCAACGTTCAAGATCGTCTTCTTTGTCAAGTGCTTTAAAAACAACAACTACGACGACAATGACAAAAATCAAGAGAAGcaattcattgaatgaaaaaccaaaaaaatcttCTCTATTTGGTTCTCTCTTTGGTAGAAGATCATCTTCTGTGACTGCCTCTCAACAACCACGTCATCTTTCCAATGATTTAACGAAGATAGACTCCGAAACCATAACATCCGATTTTACCACTCTTGAAAGTACACCAATATACTTAGACACATTTGATACGAGTCCTGAATCAGAATCATCAGCTGACTCATCGCTCATTGAAAAACTATCAAAGACTCCCCTACATAGAGTCACTTTTGCTGtcgataaatttgaaaatgaccCTCCACAACAATTACCTTCAAGAAACCCAAAAATTGGTAACATTCTCATCCCAAATGATATGATCAGTAAAGTGCCTTCAATTTGTCTAGGTATAGCCAATTCTACAAGTGCCAAAGACGGCAAACCAACTTTTATCACTAGTTCAAAACcaaaatatacaaaagaTTCCATAGAATATAAAGTTGCATTGGAAAGACacaataaatttcttaaagAAGCAAACAGGCATCAAGAGGAAGCTCATCATACTGCAGAAAGGACTGCCCAAGAAGTTAGAATCTATAGAACTACTAATGTTAACACcacaaaaaataatgatgcaTCTCTCTCCActatagaaagaaaaaatattaatgaaattgaaattgataagCCCATCCATATGCATGAATATCATTTTGGcaaagatgaagaatccAAATTACCATTACATAAGATCACCTTAGAAACTATATATACACGCTGCTGCCATTtaagagaaattttacCAATACCATCTAGTTTAAAACAGGTGAAAGGTAAGACTGGCCCCTTAGAGGtgttaaaatttttaaatccTAAACCTACTTTGGTTGATATCCTATCATTCTGTGATTTTATTGCAATAGTACCTATCTATACcatcatttttgataatgtCCTCTTAACTTCAGAAatgtttcaaattgtaTTAAAATCACTAGTAAATTCTAAAGTACTACAAAAACTAGGTTTAAGAAATGTCGtcataaataaaaatgattggAAACTTCTTTGTCAGTTTTTATTGCATAACAAatcattaataaaattgGATATCTCACAAACAAGAGTAAGAACCGAATCTGATTCCTCAAGTCATCGTGAAAATATGGATTGGATTTTATTTGCTCAAGCATTGCAACATAGAGATGGTGCACCGttagaagaattattattaaatggCATCAAAATAAGCCAAGTTCCAATCGAACATTTAAAGGGTGTCTTGACAACAATGTCAGAAAAGGCACAAACGAGTAGTGTTACAAATGGATTAAGGCTGGGATTAGCAGCAACTGATTTAAACCAAAGCCGCCTTGATATTGTGATGGATTGGATGTTAGACGACAAGGTGCAGGGAGTCGATTTGAGTTTCAACAACTTACAAGATCTTATGAGACCCATGATTTATAAACTATCATTCCAATCTTACAACCATTTGATGTATTTCACTTTAAACAATACAGCAATCACAAATGTTAATGACACAGTGCTactattgaaatatttatccaagctagaaaatttacaatttttggatcttAGTAACCTGTCAAGCATTTTCCCAGAGATCTTCCcttatttaaataaatatttgcCAAGATTCCCCAAGCTAAAACGTATTCATTTCGATCAAAATTCACTAACTTATAGACAAATCATTGTACTTTGCAACATTTTGGTAAAATGTAAAGGATTATACCATATATCACTATTATCAACTCACCAGGAATCTCcatctgaagatgaaacCACAGTACTTCCTGATGCACCAGCATTCAGTGCAACCGCATTATGGACAGCACTTTATACAATGGCGAGGGATTTGCCCAATCTATTAACTCTCGATATCAACTATGATAAAATACCAGAGGAGATGCAAAGTAGAATAGCATTGGGTTTAATGAGAAATATGCAAAGGGCAGTCGATTCgaacttcaaaattgatgatttatcTTCTCAAGATGATTTACTATTTGATGGTTCATTATTGACAGAGACAGCTGATgaagtattgaaaaaattcaatggaaATGTTGCTTCATTGACTTACAgtaagaaagaagatgcaaccaaaaaatatctattgaaaaaatacttcgaaaaattgaatgggaccatttttaatattcaaGAGACAATCGATTCCATAGTAGAGAAACgtaaaaatgatgaattgacatcaaaagaaaaggaaaatcTATTAAGATTACTGCTgttaaagaagaatttgattaaCATTTTGGAGATATTCTCACACATACCAAATTTTGCTGAAGTGACGAGCCAATTGTCATTAGCTGGTACACACGCTGCGTCATCACCACAACCCGTTAGGCCTGGGATTAAACGGATTGATTCTGATAGATTGCTATGGCAAGTTGGGAATATTGAAGCAGATAGTGAACTACGTGAATCAAGGCCGCATGTTATGGCTACTGATTTGAATGCCgttattgatattgatacGGGGAAACCTGTGTTATTTAGAACCCAGTCTTCAACTTCAGTTGCTGGTAAGAGacaagaggaagaagaaggtgaGTTACATAAATGGGGTACATTTCTGCAACAAAATGACGGAAAAGCGAGTAATATGTTCAATGATACcgtttcaaaatttcagtaTGATAGCAGTACTGTGATTAACGAAATGATACCAGAATCGCCTCTTTATGAAAACGAGAATAGTATGATGCAGCGCGATTTCACATCGAGCtcaccaaaaattttaactAAAATACCCACTGGAGAAGAACTAAGAAATGCTATAATCAAAACTAAAGGAATTGACTCAATTGATGAGCTGATTCAAAATGTTGGTGAGAATAACCGTGAATTGGAAAACATATACGACCTCGCTCTCAATTTAAATAGTTCCAGTAGTCAAAGAGATGAGGCACCCAGATCATTGACCGTGGAGACCCGGCAGAATAAACACTTGGAGACAATTTTGCAGGACGACTTATCTCACGTACATATCTAA
- the ISU2 gene encoding putative iron-binding protein ISU2 (similar to Saccharomyces cerevisiae ISU2 (YOR226C) and ISU1 (YPL135W); ancestral locus Anc_8.647), whose translation MIVSNLLKSTTSTAATRITITQLTARRLYHPKVIEHYTNPRNVGSLDKKSSNVGTGIVGAPACGDVIKLQIQVNDSTGIIEDVKFKTFGCGSAIASSSYMTELVHGMSLDDAYKIKNTEIAKELSLPPVKLHCSMLAEDAIKAAIKDYKTKRTNPTVLH comes from the coding sequence ATGATAGTTtctaatttattgaaaagtaCAACATCAACTGCCGCTACAAGAATTACAATAACACAACTCACTGCTAGAAGGCTATATCATCCAAAAGTTATAGAGCATTATACAAATCCAAGAAATGTTGGTTCTCTCGATAAGAAATCTTCTAATGTTGGAACCGGTATAGTGGGTGCCCCGGCTTGTGGGGACGTTATCAAATTACAAATTCAAGTCAACGACTCTACCGGTATAATAGAAGACGtgaaattcaaaactttTGGTTGCGGTAGTGCCATTGCTTCCTCTTCATACATGACCGAATTAGTTCATGGAATGTCTCTAGATGACGCTTACAAGATCAAGAACACAGAAATTGCCAAAGAATTAAGTCTACCTCCGGTCAAATTACATTGCTCCATGTTAGCTGAAGACGCTATTAAAGCTGCAATCAAAGATTATAAGACAAAGAGAACTAACCCAACAGTACTACATTGa
- the DSC3 gene encoding Dsc3p (similar to Saccharomyces cerevisiae YOR223W; ancestral locus Anc_8.645) produces MMMDKDSSTQPLLPTHDEVCAKIIKVVFTDDRISPISLNITKISPVSKVTIIWLRKMIRELKPSETKDHALRFLKSGTIISASAFNEQIISYINSTNADAFFIHCMIGVDELSSEEVLHEEQNDDSGRLNNVNNGTETMGAIGFDRLRSIGFSDEEIELLRSQFRSTYGDVLQNNDVDEGNDVDGSGGESDRTSRRNIRELEEQWMENGAGDNDERFNSVPIANFKHNKDLLVGLCVGFCFGIFAIILWKIDGLFNKRQRYCLVAGMIINIMFCLVRGF; encoded by the coding sequence ATGATGATGGATAAAGACAGTTCTACTCAACCGTTACTTCCTACGCATGACGAAGTATGTGCGAAGATAATAAAAGTTGTGTTTACGGACGATAGAATATCACCTATATCGTTAAATATTACCAAGATATCACCTGTGTCTAAAGTGACAATTATCTGGCTACGTAAGATGATTAGAGAATTGAAGCCCAGTGAAACTAAAGATCACGCCCtaagatttttgaaaagtggGACCATCATATCGGCATCTGCATTTAATGAGCAGATCAtatcatatataaattcaacaaatgcTGATGcatttttcattcattGTATGATTGGGGTAGATGAGTTAAGTTCTGAGGAAGTATTGCATGAAGAACAGAATGATGATAGTGGTAGATTAAATAATGTAAATAATGGTACCGAAACGATGGGTGCTATTGGATTTGATAGGTTACGATCGATCGGGTTtagtgatgaagaaattgaattacTTCGATCACAGTTCCGTTCCACTTACGGCGATGTTCTCCAAAATAACGACGTAGACGAAGGTAACGATGTGGATGGTAGTGGTGGTGAGAGTGATAGGACGAGTAGACGAAATATAAGGGAATTAGAAGAACAATGGATGGAGAACGGTGCTGGAGACAATGATGAAAGATTCAACTCCGTGCCGATTGCGAATTTTAAGCATAATAAGGATCTACTCGTGGGGTTATGTGTTGGGTTTTGTTTTGGGATATTTGCGATAATACTATGGAAGATTGATGGACTTTTCAATAAGAGGCAGAGATATTGTCTTGTTGCCGGAATGATTATAAATATCATGTTTTGTTTAGTAAGAGGGTTCTAA
- the PBS2 gene encoding mitogen-activated protein kinase kinase PBS2 (similar to Saccharomyces cerevisiae PBS2 (YJL128C); ancestral locus Anc_1.225), whose amino-acid sequence MADRFSKLSLNDTNLSKTKNENSDSATSIASNTSQISTNVKRASSTSSHYDNINANLHARVKAFQEQRALKRSSSIGGSKNDQARSLLQASSTDQQQHSQSQSSKNIHQIVNKPLPPLPPIGSLGSTHSSRSSSTQSLDKNSMSSSCSPTLPNVESDDVQDSALLRGSSSNSSKNHIRKTNFEQGRKNLTKLSQHNSGSLDLSKSKIAARRSNSVSATNSDTTVQEQIIDNKTVEQFDKETVTVVQDDVSVTASQTVIRKETITIAQEQQQQQQQQQRQQQQQQQQQQQQQQQQQQQQQQQQQQQQQQQQQQQQQQQQQQQQQQQQQQQQQQQQQPPANGNLPQFNPFRKAPRPPQPQSRPVLPNSIIGGNPGLPSTSLMNNRPKQSLSARRGLKLPPGGMSLKMPSKHALSKPQQQPQQEFAATPSNRNFNSNGKRSNPGSLINGVQSTSTSSAYSEQHDTKGTTPDHVNSFGSSSSGSGSGGLFSSFSKYVDIKSGSLNFAGKLSLSSKGIDFSNGSSSRITLDELEFLEELGHGNYGNVSKVLHKPTNVLMAMKEVRLELDEVKFRQILMELEVLHKCQSPYIVDFYGAFFIEGAVYMCMEYMDGGSLDKIYDQSPEIGGIDEPQLAFVTDAVIRGLRELKDNHNIIHRDVKPTNILCSAKQGTVKLCDFGVSGNLVASMAKTNIGCQSYMAPERIKSLNPDIATYSVQSDIWSLGLSILEMALGRYPYPPETFDNIFSQLSAIVDGPPPKLPADTFSKEAQEFVSLCLNKKPERRPNYSALIEHPWLVKYRNVDVGMSEYFSERLEKRNKILAERGEDSLPKIVPALHMGGL is encoded by the coding sequence atGGCTGAtagattttcaaaattatcattgaatgataCCAACCTTTCTAAaaccaaaaatgaaaattccGATTCAGCAACGTCAATAGCAAGTAATACTAGTCAGATATCCACAAATGTTAAACGAGCATCTTCCACTTCTTCTCACTACGATAACATTAATGCTAATTTGCATGCACGTGTCAAAGCATTTCAAGAACAGAGAGCCTTGAAAAGATCTTCCAGTATTGGTGGTAGTAAAAATGACCAAGCTAGAAGCCTACTTCAAGCATCTTCGACAGATCAACAACAGCATTCCCAATCACAATCCTCTAAGaatattcatcaaattgTTAATAAACCGCTGCCTCCTTTGCCACCTATTGGTTCCTTAGGTTCAACTCATAGTTCAAGATCATCCTCTACACAATCTCTAGATAAAAATTCCATGTCTTCATCTTGTTCCCCAACACTACCCAATGTAGAAAGCGACGATGTTCAAGATAGTGCATTATTGCGTGGATCATCATCAAACTCATCCAAAAATCATATAAGAAAGACGAACTTTGAACAAGGGAGGAAAAATTTAACCAAGTTATCACAGCATAATAGTGGCTCACTGGATCTTTCTAAATCCAAGATTGCTGCAAGGAGATCAAATTCGGTTAGCGCAACCAACAGCGATACTACAGTTCAAGaacaaattattgataataagACTGTTgaacaatttgataaagaaactGTAACAGTGGTTCAAGACGATGTGTCAGTCACAGCATCTCAGACTGTAATCAGGAAGGAAACAATTACAATAGCTCaagaacaacaacaacaacagcaacaacaacagcgacaacaacaacaacaacaacaacaacaacaacaacaacaacaacaacaacaacaacaacaacaacaacaacaacaacaacaacaacaacaacaacaacaacaacaacaacaacaacaacaacaacaacaacaacaacaacaacaacaacagcagcagcagcagcagcaacaacCTCCTGCTAACGGTAATCTTCCACAGTTCAATCCATTCAGAAAAGCTCCAAGGCCTCCTCAGCCACAGAGTAGGCCAGTTCTACCTAACTCTATTATCGGTGGTAATCCTGGTTTACCGAGTACATCATTAATGAATAACAGACCAAAACAGAGTTTAAGTGCTCGTAGAGGCTTAAAGCTACCTCCAGGTGGCATGTCCCTTAAGATGCCAAGTAAACATGCCCTTTCAAAGCCACAACAACAACCACAGCAGGAATTCGCAGCTACCCCTTCAAATAGGAATTTCAATTCCAATGGAAAGCGTTCGAATCCCGGGTCATTGATCAACGGCGTCCAGTCAacttcaacttcttctgCATACAGTGAACAGCATGACACTAAGGGAACAACGCCAGATCATGTTAATTCGTTCGGATCAAGCTCTAGTGGATCAGGATCCGGCGGCCTTTTTTCAAGCTTCTCCAAATACGTTGATATCAAATCAggttctttgaattttgctGGGAAGTTATCGTTATCATCTAAAGGTATCGATTTCAGTAATGGTTCAAGCTCAAGGATAACATTGGATGAgcttgaatttttggagGAATTAGGTCATGGTAATTACGGTAATGTATCAAAAGTTTTGCATAAGCCAACAAACGTTTTAATGGCAATGAAAGAAGTTAGATTGGAACTGGATGAAGTCAAATTCAGGCAAATCTTAATGGAATTAGAAGTTTTACACAAATGCCAATCTCCTTATATTGTTGATTTTTACGGTGCATTCTTCATTGAAGGCGCCGTGTATATGTGTATGGAATATATGGATGGTGGATCCTTAGATAAGATTTACGATCAATCACCGGAAATTGGAGGTATTGATGAACCACAATTAGCGTTCGTCACGGATGCCGTTATACGAGGACTAAGAGAATTAAAGgataatcataatattaTTCATAGAGATGTTAAGCCAACCAATATCTTATGTTCTGCAAAACAGGGTACCGTCAAGTTATGTGATTTTGGTGTTTCAGGTAACCTAGTGGCATCGATGGCAAAGACAAATATTGGTTGTCAATCTTATATGGCGCCTGAAAGAATTAAGTCCTTAAATCCCGATATCGCCACATATTCTGTGCAATCGGATATATGGTCATTGGGGTTAAGTATTCTTGAGATGGCGTTAGGTAGGTATCCCTATCCACCTGAAACTTTTGATAACATCTTTTCTCAACTGAGTGCTATTGTGGATGGTCCACCTCCTAAGCTTCCGGCAGATACATTCAGTAAAGAAGCTCAAGAATTTGTGTCGTTATGTTTAAACAAGAAGCCTGAGAGAAGACCTAATTATTCTGCATTGATCGAACACCCATGGTTGGTTAAATACAGAAACGTTGACGTTGGCATGAGTGAGTATTTTTCAGAAAGGCTGGAAAAACGTAACAAAATTTTAGCTGAAAGAGGAGAAGACAGTCTTCCTAAAATTGTCCCAGCTTTGCATATGGGAGGGCTctaa
- the RCN2 gene encoding Rcn2p (similar to Saccharomyces cerevisiae YOR220W; ancestral locus Anc_8.640), with protein sequence MSQAKIQILITDLSKDSFASKLPSAIEKKIFAEKFPELSEKLTYFTPLPFLNRIIIILKDEESASKIFKFLEDFIPTVDPNIKLYLTESLLVNSRPRAKSDDPFSRGNQAVPSSKPFLSLNTNPFNTGIASESLAVGSPSLSPDRSSLESPTLLKFSDNSKPYYYKEPLPKVPNDDEETGLPIDANDSFTPITSTTSTWSRLDTGDKRKNLRLDTDTNKNETRDDSPPKSPSITINHFTH encoded by the coding sequence atGTCACAAGcaaagattcaaattctGATCACTGATCTCTCTAAGGATAGCTTTGCCTCAAAATTGCCCTCCGCCatagagaagaagatatttgCTGAGAAGTTTCCTGAACTGAGTGAAAAACTAACCTATTTCACTCCATTGCCGTTTTTGAATAGAATCATAatcattttgaaagatgaagaatctgcttcaaaaattttcaaatttctaGAAGATTTCATTCCAACCGTAGATCCTAATATTAAGTTGTATCTTACTGAGTCACTTTTGGTGAATTCTAGACCAAGAGCTAAGTCGGATGATCCATTTTCTAGAGGTAATCAGGCAGTGCCAAGCTCCAAACCATTTCTATCCTTGAATACAAATCCTTTTAATACGGGCATTGCTAGTGAATCCCTAGCCGTTGGTAGTCCCTCACTATCTCCAGACAGATCATCTTTAGAATCACCtactttattgaaattctCAGATAATTCCAAACCTTACTACTATAAAGAGCCGTTACCTAAGGTAccaaatgatgatgaagaaacagGTTTACCAATTGATGCAAATGATTCATTCACCCCAATTACTAGTACAACAAGTACTTGGTCAAGGCTGGATACTGGTGACAAGAGGAAAAATTTGAGACTAGATACTGacacaaataaaaatgagaCAAGAGATGATTCACCACCGAAGAGTCCTAGTATTACTATAAATCATTTTACtcattaa
- the MCT1 gene encoding [acyl-carrier-protein] S-malonyltransferase (similar to Saccharomyces cerevisiae MCT1 (YOR221C); ancestral locus Anc_8.643) has protein sequence MRLITFPGQGTPISLPILKALVRNKEKEFQNIIDRNGPRTNDLLQHIYHHPSSPGSIAVCSNLLYQLYNRLSTERLNKIPTILLGHSLGELTALSINSLFSINDLFKIANYRNELMIKYTEKYLLAHKMNLSTKFEMWAISSPNATNLANQINNLLQSLKYVTPTISIANVNSMKQCVVTGLIEDLEKLRIECQTSFPKLRITELTNPDNLAFHNNTVLGSIQEPLYDYIWDVLKLSGTNVITNLDYPIISNLDGNVSSVVHFAIEKFVKCSSHTVQFTKCYDTINFNYRIDQNVLCMGPGNVIFNLIRRNCNFNRCFEYSSLATIDEYHNYKSEIANL, from the coding sequence ATGAGGCTTATTACTTTCCCAGGTCAGGGGACTCCAATATCGTTACCTATTTTGAAGGCACTCGTTAggaataaagaaaaagaatttcaaaatattatagATCGTAATGGACCAAGGACAAATGATCTCTTGCAACACATATACCACCATCCTTCAAGTCCAGGCAGTATAGCAGTTTGTTCGAACTTGCTTTATCAGTTATACAATCGACTATCAACTGAAAGACTAAATAAAATCCCAACGATATTGCTGGGCCATTCCCTTGGTGAATTAACTGCTCTATCCATAAATAGTCTTTTTTCGATCAATGATCTCTTCAAGATTGCGAACTATAGGAACGAACTAATGATAAAATACACTGAAAAATATCTACTAGCGCACAAAATGAACCTATCGAcgaaatttgaaatgtgGGCTATCTCATCACCAAACGCTACAAACTTGGctaatcaaatcaataacCTACTAcaatcattgaaatatgTCACACCAACGATATCAATAGCAAACgtgaattcaatgaaacAATGTGTCGTAACGGGACTCATTGAAGATCTAGAAAAACTTAGAATTGAGTGTCAAACAAGTTTCCCCAAACTGAGAATAACAGAATTAACGAATCCCGATAATCTAGCATTTCATAATAATACCGTATTGGGATCCATCCAAGAACCGCTGTATGATTACATTTGGGATGTATTGAAATTAAGCGGCACAAACGTAATAACAAATTTAGATTATCCtatcatttcaaatttagatGGTAATGTCTCTTCTGTAGTTCATTttgccattgaaaaattcgtCAAATGCAGTAGCCATACAGTACAATTTACTAAATGTTACGATACTATAAATTTTAATTACAGGATAGACCAGAATGTCCTCTGTATGGGTCCAGGGAATGTTATATTCAATCtaataagaagaaattgtaatTTTAATAGATGTTTTGAATATTCTTCATTAGCTACTATTGATGAGTATCATAATTACAAGAGTGAGATTGCGAATTTGTGA
- the RPB8 gene encoding DNA-directed RNA polymerase core subunit RPB8 (similar to Saccharomyces cerevisiae RPB8 (YOR224C); ancestral locus Anc_8.646), whose translation MSNTLFDDIFTVSEVDPGRYNKVARIEATSTTQESCKLTLDINTELFPVQTTDQLTITIASSLNVDSDSGNTEDSATRSWRPPLPGDRSIADDYDYVMHGTAYRFEEVNKDLIAVYYSFGGLLMRLEGNYRNLNSLKQESAYLLIRR comes from the coding sequence ATGTCTAACACATTATTCGACGATATATTCACCGTCTCAGAAGTAGACCCAGGTCGTTACAACAAAGTAGCGCGTATCGAAGCCACATCCACAACTCAAGAATCATGTAAATTAACTCTAGATATAAATACAGAATTATTCCCTGTACAAACTACCGATCAACTTACAATCACCATTGCATCCTCATTAAACGTCGATTCTGACTCTGGCAATACAGAAGATTCCGCTACTAGAAGTTGGAGACCTCCACTCCCTGGTGATAGATCCATTGCTGACGATTATGATTACGTCATGCATGGTACTGCTTACAGATTCGAAGAAGTAAACAAAGATTTAATTGCTGTTTACTATTCATTCGGTGGTCTTTTAATGAGATTGGAAGGTAATTATAGAAATTTAAACAGCTTAAAACAAGAAAGCGCTTATCTACTAATTCGTCGTTAA